The Corythoichthys intestinalis isolate RoL2023-P3 chromosome 2, ASM3026506v1, whole genome shotgun sequence DNA segment CACGAGTTACTTTCCATGGGGAAACAATCATGGAAAGTAACGACCATATCAGCAATCATTTTGTCTTCCTCCCACTTGTTTCAGTCAATCTACCTTTCCCTTTCTCCTTCCCCGCTCctaaaataaaatgtctttgtcCCCCACTGCCAACCCACAACCACCAACTCTTGACAGTCAGTTGGGGCCATGTGTTTGCCAAGCAGAATGTGCTAGATAAACCACCCCCGTACttcctgtttgtgtgtgttccaGGAAATCAAGGACAAAGGAGAAAGGaaaccctctctctctctctctctctctctctctctctctctctctctctctctctctctgtacaCACATTGAGCAAGATATACGCAGAGAAAGATCTTACCGTAAGTAAGGAACAGCCTCTCTGACGGGAATATTCCTTAGTAGAAACACAACACTTGAACAGCAGCAcaatgataaaaataaaaaaaacatggaccaAAGTGATGGAAGCCTATGAAGCTCTAATGAATGTATCAAAGGTTTGAAGAAAGCCTTCAAAGATTTAACATCTAATTAATTTTGCACAGCTGTGCACTTCAGATAATGTATGTTCACACTTCCATAACAACATGCTTTGATGAGTTTGGTGTGTAAGAACATCTTTGGGATGCGCTACAAATAAACGACAGGAATGTCCAGTTCAGACTTCACTATTTCAGCCAAATTTTGGCCCAACAGTCACCATTCTAATACGAAGTGCTTCCGACTGACTGACAGCTGCTTGTCCCACCTCCAACTATGTCAGATGTCGGACAGTACGTGGTGATCAGCAGGCTTTGGTCTTGTATTGTAAACACTTGTCATTTCAAAGACACACTGAGACTTCATGACACCATGTCTTGTAAATTGACACTTTGACCGTCTGGGACGCTCCCAAACACGTGTGGTCTGAACATGTGCATGAGCATAATATGTAGCCTCATAAATAGCACATGGTTAAAAATAAATCCTCTGGAGTGGAAGCAAGCTCTTGCCTGATTTACTCATCTTGTGCAAATAACAGGTGGAAAAGAGAGGCAATTAGCAAGATAACAATGATTAACTCTCACAACACAACTGTCACCACATAGTAGCGTACcgcacaaatgtttttttagaccgtgaagtcgcatcgtaaagcggaagtaaagccgaagtgggacattatagacccgaccTCGCATAGTAACAATgttatttgtgctacttttctccggtaatctttcaaaaacgaacatgccgatcgcacattgcttttttggaacttgtagaaacgactctagacattacgacatatgaaggatgttttcttcatacgtttcccgaaaccaaaaactcgggaggaaaaaatgtgaagactgaatcaacttgcgtggacttttaacaccagctcggtgaatccattcacatttctaatgcagtaaacattttgttgggttggcatggtctttcagaggacaaagaggtatttttatatttttaacctaTTTTTTAGCATGACTTTGtgctgtactgcttctgtctgacaatgaatgacctgaaaagaattacaatataatctgactgccacttttactgtttctgttgtaaaaaaaaaaaaagcaacttttgtaagggggaagtgtaaataaattatagaattaagatttgttattaacgaAACAAATTTAAGTGTtctttggctgtcactgagtagcatttgcgatcgctacacaaaatattaattcCCCCCAAGAACGGAGACGTGGGACACCCAGAGGATATAATTTGTAGGAAAGAcggggctggtggtaaaggatagtttgttgaaacaggagaatgtcattgtcagtcgcgtaagaaaaaggtgtcgataaaaaagctaaggctatgctaaggtcggcttttttttttccgcctttttcagccctcgacactcaagccatctctttaactgaacatttttgtgtacttccacatctttgcaagtgaacttggcaccagggacatcattttcggggagaattggtaggtttagctttgtaaacatctccttcgtacacaatttccattcatttactattggggacaaacggtggcgtaTCCTCCCTTAGCAGCAGTAGCTAAAGTCATGAAaaataatgagcggaagtgacatgttgcatgcggtacgccattgtaacCCTCACTGAAACCCCATAACCCTATCTGAGCATAAACTGGTTTGAGTACTCCAATATTGTTGACTGTGGTGAGTCTGCAGACTTTTTCTTTGTGAGCTGCTGTCATCGTAAGGAGATGTATAAGTAGCAATAAATTGCAACACATTAGTAGCCATCAAAGCATTAAAGCAGCAGTataggagtgaaaaaaaaaatctgtagagACTCTTTAACATGTGTAGTCATTGTGTTGAATATGTTGTGCTGGGTTGAGAGCGCAGTAGGCTTGGTCCACTACTCGTGCACTGCTATCAATGCTCTGATAAACTGTGTCTTCTTGAACGTTCTCACGGGGGTTGAACTGGAAATAAAGAGATTCCATCATTCTATAGTACTTGACAACACAAAGTAATGATAGTGTTTAAAATTTACCTCAATCGCTTGGCCAGCGGAGTTTGCTTTTCTCTTCCATTTGATGAGAAGCAGCAGAACAATGGCAGCAAATAGAAAAACCAGGAAACCAAAGAGAATCAGAGGCCAGACGAGCACTGAAAAGAGCAAACGTGAGAAAGATGAGAAGAACATGTGGCAAACTTAACAAGAACATGTCAGGAAAACCACATGAATGCATAATGAACATAACAAGCCACAAACCTGAGGAATTGGACAAGAACATGTGATTGAAGTGAGGGAAAAACCTGGCAAAAacatgtcatgaccatacaagtaGCATGACTAGAACATCTGAGAAAGATTACAGGACCATGAATGGAGTATAAGAATATTtgaagaatgtgacaaaaagaaTGTGAGGAAAATGACATGAgtctgggggaaaaaacgaagaaaataaagaaaataacatgAATTCATGACAGAAGTAAAGAAAGTGAGGAACATAATAAGCAGTTGAGGAACATTGCGAGATCATGTGAGGAAAATGGAATGAATGTAGCAAACGGCACAAAGCTTTGGGAAACCTGATACAAATGTGGGAAACATAAAAAGAACACATGAGGATTATAGCAAGAACATGCAAGGATCATGACAATATGAGAAATAGGACACAGAAAATGTGAAGGAGCAAGTCAAGAACATATAAGGAATGGTAGTACAACAAATGAGAAACATGACAAGATTAGGGGAGAAACTAGATTACCCTGTTAGAAATGTGACATAACAAgggaacaaaataaaacatgggGGAAAGATGTATTTTAGAAATGTAAGAAGCAGAAAGAAGATCAGAAAAATAGCAACAGACTAATGTGGGGAAAATATAATTCGAAATTTAGAGGAAAATGTAACAAATGTGCGAAGCACAAGAGGAACATGTGAGGAATATCCTTGGAACATGGTAGAAACATGGCAGATGGTGATGGCAGATCAAGGGGTATGCGGAACATGAAGACGGTATTGGTAGAAAATGGGAAGCATAGTTTAAGGTTGTTCTACCTGTTTCTGTCTCCTCTGGGGAATACATTCTAGGTTCTGACGCAGAGGTTGAATTAAGTGATGGGCCTAAAATGATTAAAAGATTACATTTCCTCTCGGGCCACAAGAAGCAAATAGTTACATTACTTTGTTGGAATCTCACCACCGGTCACGCTGACATCGAATTCCTGAATGGAAGCCGAGCGCAGAGATTGACCCAAACCACACGAGTATCTTCCAGAGTCCGACTTATCCAAATGGGAGATGGTCACCACAAGAAGAAACAACTTCATTGAGACCTCTTTTCTGAAATTCACGCTGTACCTGCCCACCTGGGCAGTATTCTCAGTGGTTCTGATGAGGATGTGTCCATCCAGACAATGTCCCTTGCAGAGGAACTTGACATATTGGGACTCCAGAAATGGACAGGTGACCTCTAAAGTCCCACCAGATGGTTCAGTGTGGACGGGGATGTGCAGCCAATTGGCAGCATGTCCATCCTTCTGCACTGCATGTGAaagttgttataaaataaactctcctgattaaaaataaataaataaataaataaaaaataataaaaaatactcTATAGTTTTTTGGTCCATACAGGCATATCAAGGGTTTGCTTGCGCAAAAATAGGTACATTGAAAACACGATTGTTGGCACGAACAGGTATGGAAGTATACAGTATCTATGAACCGGGTTCTCCGAAGAGGGCGTCTGCCAAATAGCAAACTTTGCTGATGCAAAAATACCTATGGCAACATTCCTACAAGCTCTGTATTCTTATGTATCTGTTGGGCCATTTCAATAATGTTAATTTGGGATATTTTTGACTCACCTTGAAGAACTTGAATCTGGAAGTCCTTGTAGGAGTCTGCCTGTTGCAACGAGCCCACACCAATCCTGTATCGCCCGCTGTCAGCTATATTAAGATTCAGAGGCGGGTaataacacgttacatttactctgttacatttacttgagtaactttttgggaaaaatgtcattcttagagtagttttaccacgcaatactttttacttttccttgagtagatttgtaaagaagaaaTACTACTCTtattccactactttgggctacaataGAGTTGCtacattttcctctttattttacatattaactttatttttgccagagatgccgacaggtgctgtctcagtttcaccaatgagacgttgcaacaataaccaTAAGACCCCATTATACCtgtcagaggtaacaatgtttttttcttcactagagggcactgAAGCTCTTTGGATGGGGTATGGTTCAAAGTGTttttctggtctgaatttgattATGCTTGTGTCATCTttatggcctaatatggtcatgtgatAGGTTATACtacagcagggttcactaaatccggacctcggtgccacttttcctgtcgtgttttccatgtctccctcctccaacacacctgaatcaaaataattaggatcattatcaggcttctggagaggttgctgatgacataatcatttgattcaggtggttAGGGGagcgagacgtggaaaacacgacaggaaaagtggcaccgaggtctggatttagtgaaccctgtagTACAATATAGcaaaaacagttcatatagattatgttgagaaaaaatataccattattGAAGAAAATCTGACaatttaagcagttactcacaatgttagtcattacttgagtattcctttcaattcactttttttacttgtacatgaGTAAAGAAGGAGGAGAGAGACCGAAGaagtacaaacaacaacaagaaatacattgaaggcCTACACTATGAATATGTTAGCGCTATCATTACCCAGTTGTATTTCCAAAAGAAGCCTGGTGACCAAGGAAAAAACAAAGTGAGGGGGGTtagaaagataagtgattgggaggggtggagtgtacacaaatcagccatgtgaggtgtagaacccagtgtTGTGAGTCTGAGAATGCTggtatcctattctatgctatctgatcgctaatcctgacctgtacatgagtacatttttggatgactgcttTTGCGCTTGAgtgaaatttttggctactgtaCCCACCTCTGTTGAGATTGGTGATGAGGGCATAGAGGTTTCCGTCTTTATATTTGATGCTGTGTCTGCCCTTCTCAACACTGACGCCGTATGTTTCAACCAGGGTGTTGTTGTCTTTGCAGTCATCTTTACAGAAGTACTTTTTTCCACTAGTGGGAAACCGCCACATGATAGTGGCGGTTTTTCCCTCCATTGCTCTGTAGGTGACGAGGCCGACGCTTCCTTCATTCATTGCTGAGAAATCAGGAACGGATTCAGTTGTAAAACAATCATAAAATTCAAAAGCTTAGTTTTACTATTAGGATTATGTTCACGAATCTCTATCGCATACTTACATCTATCAATATATTGCAGcaaattaaaaatcaatttatattgttttgtaaacaacaacattgctgtatttaaaatgggtttggttTCATTTCATGATATGTCATGTTTTCTTTGTTTCCATGTTCATGTCCATTCTAAATGAAAGGCTTTCATTGCCATTTGTTTTAATCTGCTAATCTCCCATCATGTAGATTATTGTCCAGGTCTGCCTCATTCtcatgttcaatttttttttgaatggtcaTATTTTCCTGATTTTCATTCAGTTTGTGTCTTGTTGTATTGTTGCCATGGATGTAAAATGTTGcgatggatgtaaaatatcacTCAGTGAAACCTAAGGATGCTGGTGGAGGCCAGTCCAACCTTTTATCTTAGCGCACTCGGCTTTTGATTTGCAATGTGGGAGCAGCGTTCTCATCCCATGTGGGGTGGAATAGCAGGTAGGCCATCACAAGCCCGGTTCCATTGATGCCTTGACCCGGATTGGGAGCAAGATTTTCAAATGCTGACTGTTATGTATGCTAGTGTGTGTTCTGTGTGTAGAATGTTTGTAGAGCATCACTGAATTGATCTTCAAGAGAGGGCTGGCAGCCGAGAGTGCACTTAGCTCCCCATTCATGACATAGTGGCATTACAGGTTCGCATCCCATTTGGGGTGGAACAACAGGAAAGCCATCACCCACAGGTACAGGTTACGTTTACTTTGTCCTATCATGTTTCGAGTCAATTACTCGAGTTTGTTACTTCGACTCTTTGAAGCTTTGTTAATTGTTTTGATTATTCGGTGTGCCTTGCATCTAGATTTAGCTTTTTAAGCTTTTATAACTTTTAATTTGTGAGTTATTCACTCAGACCTATGCATTAACCCTTACaacagctccagtggaagaacttgtaaatagtttcagttctagcgtgatgactgtaattgacactaTCGCCccaattaagacaaaaactttctCAAAGAAGATGTCACCCTGGGGAAATGCCACACtagctttaaaacaaaagcaagattgtagacgagcagaacgcagttggcaaaaaaacaaactcctgtttttttatgatatctacaaagagagtcttcgcaaaaacaaccaggaactgaaaaatgctatacAGTCGTATTTTTCAGAGCTCATGAGTACCAACATCAACAATacccgcacactattttctgttgttgacaaactgacgaaCCCACAAGCACcagtacctcaggaattggcatctgaggtgtcctgtaaggatttcgcagcattctttacacacaaagtactaaagattagacagactgtgtgcaactccagattaccaattgttacactaaatgcctcccaaaatattccccacatcaatcatagacagtttagcctcttgaactatgccactttaacggaAATTTTGTCTAAATTGAAGCCCACAACATGTTgctttgacatccttcctttaaACTTTTACAAaactatttttcattgc contains these protein-coding regions:
- the LOC130912006 gene encoding polymeric immunoglobulin receptor-like, producing MSFCCVLLLCIFSAMNEGSVGLVTYRAMEGKTATIMWRFPTSGKKYFCKDDCKDNNTLVETYGVSVEKGRHSIKYKDGNLYALITNLNRADSGRYRIGVGSLQQADSYKDFQIQVLQVQKDGHAANWLHIPVHTEPSGGTLEVTCPFLESQYVKFLCKGHCLDGHILIRTTENTAQVGRYSVNFRKEVSMKLFLLVVTISHLDKSDSGRYSCGLGQSLRSASIQEFDVSVTGGPSLNSTSASEPRMYSPEETETVLVWPLILFGFLVFLFAAIVLLLLIKWKRKANSAGQAIEFNPRENVQEDTVYQSIDSSARVVDQAYCALNPAQHIQHNDYTC